The proteins below come from a single Argonema galeatum A003/A1 genomic window:
- a CDS encoding sensor histidine kinase translates to MQLKEANTFLSREESRAVNYKVEREREINTLKHPPKGILRLISRWRINQKISYGYALAIGIAILGTVAGLVTGEYYEKQAKEHLTYANEQHNLLNQLRNTSLEARLHQQRLVPVLGNSVWLRYEVLEFDRNIANSKTLLTRIKYFADSNPNGLAANRNELIALLNDYENTTQSYSQLVKYILKEINVSDLKPEEIEGAQQVLLRTISGEVSIKFDRLADRLSRLIDTARSQENQGAGILKRASALRFWITMASMCLSGALAAVLAFYTSRAIARPLQAVTKVAQQVAQESNFNLQAPVTSEDEIGILATSLNQLIKQIATYTDELNQAQAQLIQTEKMSSLGQMVAGVAHEINNPINFIYGNIEHANDYTEELLKLVQLYRQQYPNSTSTIQNQIDTIDLDFMTEDLPKLLSSMKMGADRIREIVLSLRNFSRLDEAEMKSVNIHAGIDSTLVILNHRLKNDIEVIKHYGNLPLVECYPAQLNQVFMNILSNAVDALLSTERPTNKQIAIRTEKVNANLILVKIWDNGSGISREIKNKLFDPFFTTKPVGQGTGLGLYICYQIVEKHKGRIEIKSEPGQGTEFAISLPIKADYSKMYS, encoded by the coding sequence GTGCAGCTTAAAGAGGCTAACACTTTCCTTTCTAGGGAAGAAAGTAGGGCGGTTAACTATAAAGTAGAGCGAGAGCGCGAAATTAATACCCTAAAACATCCCCCTAAAGGGATCTTGCGACTGATAAGTCGCTGGCGAATCAACCAGAAAATTAGCTATGGTTATGCCTTGGCAATTGGGATTGCTATTCTCGGAACAGTTGCGGGGTTAGTAACTGGAGAATACTACGAGAAACAGGCAAAGGAGCATCTAACTTATGCCAACGAACAACACAATCTCCTCAATCAATTAAGAAATACCTCTCTAGAGGCGCGATTGCATCAACAACGGCTGGTTCCCGTACTGGGAAATTCTGTTTGGTTGCGATATGAAGTCTTGGAATTCGATCGGAATATTGCCAATTCTAAGACTCTGTTAACTAGAATTAAATACTTTGCTGACAGCAATCCTAACGGTTTAGCAGCAAACAGAAACGAGTTAATAGCCTTGTTGAACGATTACGAAAACACAACCCAATCTTATTCTCAGCTAGTCAAATACATTTTAAAGGAAATCAATGTTTCGGATTTAAAGCCAGAAGAGATTGAGGGGGCGCAGCAGGTGCTGTTGAGGACTATCAGCGGCGAGGTGTCGATCAAGTTCGATCGCCTTGCCGATCGGTTAAGCAGGCTCATCGATACTGCACGATCTCAAGAAAACCAAGGAGCGGGAATTCTGAAGCGGGCTTCGGCGCTGCGATTCTGGATTACAATGGCGAGTATGTGTCTGTCAGGGGCTCTAGCGGCTGTTTTGGCATTTTATACCAGTCGTGCGATCGCTCGTCCTCTCCAAGCTGTTACTAAAGTAGCCCAGCAAGTCGCTCAGGAATCTAATTTTAACCTCCAAGCACCAGTTACCAGTGAAGATGAAATTGGAATTCTAGCAACTTCTCTCAATCAATTGATTAAACAGATTGCCACTTACACTGACGAACTAAATCAAGCACAAGCGCAACTGATTCAGACCGAAAAAATGTCCTCTCTTGGTCAAATGGTAGCAGGTGTCGCCCATGAAATTAACAACCCAATTAACTTTATTTACGGCAACATCGAACACGCCAACGACTACACAGAAGAATTGTTGAAATTAGTACAGCTATATCGGCAGCAGTACCCCAATTCTACCTCCACAATTCAAAACCAGATTGATACAATAGACCTCGACTTTATGACAGAAGATTTGCCCAAACTTTTATCTTCAATGAAAATGGGGGCCGATCGCATCCGTGAGATTGTTTTGTCTTTGCGAAACTTTTCCCGGCTGGATGAAGCAGAAATGAAATCTGTTAATATCCACGCCGGAATTGACAGCACTCTGGTAATTCTTAATCATCGGCTTAAGAATGATATTGAAGTAATTAAGCATTACGGTAATTTGCCTTTGGTTGAGTGTTACCCGGCTCAGCTAAACCAAGTGTTTATGAATATTCTTTCTAACGCCGTTGATGCACTGCTATCTACGGAAAGGCCAACCAACAAGCAGATTGCGATTAGGACAGAAAAGGTTAACGCTAACCTAATTTTAGTAAAGATTTGGGATAATGGTTCCGGTATTTCACGAGAGATAAAAAACAAGCTATTCGATCCATTTTTCACGACTAAGCCAGTAGGCCAAGGCACCGGACTGGGACTTTACATCTGCTATCAGATTGTGGAAAAGCATAAGGGCAGAATTGAAATCAAATCGGAGCCAGGACAAGGAACTGAGTTTGCGATCTCTTTGCCAATCAAAGCAGATTACTCTAAAATGTATTCCTAG
- a CDS encoding ATP-binding protein: MLVFSAAWRFVYQPLTDLEKTRLDDQVLAFRGYTAATGKGLQDLANGYAIWTDLYNRVRQPDRPWIKSEITDQLIFSTDVDNVQVLSRFGEILGERGTALRSTAVKERVATLSNQKKPQQELVTFSSSQLLILVSAPIFQTDGKGNSPGTLIIGQTLNDAWLRKFLNFSQPTTKLEIISLTGQLMLSSTDKTSSDIWEKSNLTAIVLPAIKQNQSVYRIEPESGHNTIYAPIISRRKPVAIAKIQIASKYFQQASLFLNRVIWIGLGLATILSVAIARLLAKQIAEPINQLAKRSNTLAAGDLDAPIPGINSGGEVGQLANAYQEMAQALKALIGNLEQRVAERTQELELARIMLEERVKDRTEELWQKNQQLQEAHDQLQQLNSELSSKAEQLSQALLDLKKAQAQLVQTEKMSSLGQLVAGIAHEINNPINFIYANLSHVSRYTQDLLALIHLYQQRYSDPEIEQHIEEIEIDFLKTDLLKILSSMGIGADRISQIVLSLRNFSRLDESDMKLVNIHEGLDSTLLILQSRLRANKEYPDIQVIKQYSDLPMIECYPRQINQVFMNIISNAIDELQNLKDREFKQIFIKTEVVGSNQVCIRIKDNALGILSDIKYQIFDPFFTTKPVGKGTGLGLSISYQIIQKHGGSIDVISEPGQGAEFAIALPIKATM, encoded by the coding sequence ATGTTGGTGTTCAGCGCCGCTTGGCGATTTGTGTATCAACCCCTGACTGATTTGGAAAAAACTCGACTCGACGATCAAGTCCTAGCCTTCCGGGGATACACAGCTGCCACTGGGAAGGGATTGCAAGATTTAGCCAACGGCTATGCAATTTGGACAGATCTATATAACCGCGTTCGGCAGCCCGATCGGCCCTGGATTAAGAGCGAGATTACCGATCAATTAATTTTTTCCACGGATGTTGATAACGTGCAGGTGTTAAGTCGCTTTGGGGAAATACTGGGAGAACGGGGAACGGCTTTGCGATCGACTGCGGTAAAAGAGAGGGTTGCCACTTTAAGCAACCAAAAAAAACCACAACAGGAGTTGGTTACATTTAGCTCTAGCCAGTTATTAATCTTAGTGAGTGCGCCCATCTTCCAAACCGACGGTAAGGGCAACTCACCTGGAACTTTAATAATCGGGCAAACACTGAATGACGCCTGGTTAAGGAAGTTTTTAAATTTCTCCCAACCCACTACCAAGCTCGAAATTATTTCCCTCACCGGGCAGTTAATGCTTTCTAGCACTGACAAAACTAGCAGTGACATTTGGGAGAAAAGTAATTTAACGGCTATCGTGTTACCTGCAATTAAACAAAATCAATCAGTATACCGCATCGAACCGGAATCTGGACATAATACGATCTATGCTCCTATTATTTCTAGACGAAAGCCTGTCGCGATCGCTAAAATTCAGATTGCGTCCAAATATTTTCAGCAAGCATCCTTATTCCTCAATCGCGTGATTTGGATTGGTTTGGGGCTTGCAACCATACTCTCGGTCGCGATCGCTCGCCTACTAGCAAAACAAATTGCCGAGCCGATTAACCAATTAGCAAAGCGTAGCAATACTCTAGCTGCTGGAGATTTAGATGCTCCCATTCCCGGTATTAATTCTGGTGGTGAAGTGGGGCAATTAGCTAATGCTTACCAAGAGATGGCACAAGCTTTAAAAGCGCTCATTGGCAATTTAGAACAGAGGGTAGCCGAACGTACTCAAGAGTTAGAATTAGCTCGGATAATGCTAGAAGAACGAGTCAAAGATCGCACAGAAGAACTTTGGCAAAAAAATCAGCAATTGCAGGAAGCTCACGACCAATTGCAACAGCTAAATTCAGAACTTTCTAGCAAAGCCGAACAACTTTCTCAAGCATTATTAGACCTCAAAAAGGCTCAAGCTCAATTGGTGCAAACTGAAAAAATGTCTAGTTTGGGTCAACTGGTTGCTGGTATTGCTCACGAGATCAACAATCCGATTAACTTTATCTACGCTAACCTCAGTCATGTCAGTCGCTACACGCAAGATTTGCTTGCTCTAATACATCTTTACCAGCAACGCTATTCAGATCCTGAAATTGAACAGCATATTGAAGAAATAGAAATTGATTTCTTGAAAACCGATCTGCTGAAAATTTTATCTTCAATGGGGATAGGGGCCGATCGCATCAGTCAGATTGTCCTATCTTTACGAAACTTTTCGCGACTCGACGAATCAGATATGAAGCTTGTTAACATCCATGAAGGATTGGATAGCACCTTATTAATTTTGCAAAGTCGCTTGAGAGCAAACAAAGAATATCCAGATATTCAGGTGATTAAGCAATACAGCGATCTGCCGATGATAGAGTGCTATCCCAGACAGATAAATCAGGTGTTTATGAATATCATCAGCAATGCAATTGATGAACTGCAAAACCTGAAAGATCGAGAATTTAAACAGATTTTTATTAAGACTGAAGTTGTAGGATCGAATCAAGTTTGTATTAGAATTAAGGATAACGCCCTTGGTATATTATCAGATATAAAATACCAAATATTTGATCCATTTTTCACAACAAAGCCAGTAGGTAAAGGGACTGGCTTGGGACTTTCCATTTCCTATCAAATTATTCAAAAACACGGAGGTAGTATTGATGTAATTTCGGAACCGGGGCAGGGAGCGGAGTTTGCGATCGCGCTGCCTATTAAAGCTACCATGTAG
- a CDS encoding SPL family radical SAM protein, with protein MSTNAPCFKQYWESKSRMSVKEKFGNANVYANNAKSILNKATGFIDYYDFTLNPYRGCQYGCSYCYAAAFSANPKMREEWGNWVIIKENAVEILEKELQKWHKKNLDKYPSIYMSSVTDPYQPIESKQKLTRSLLEVMVKYQPTLVIQTRSPMITRDIDILQQFRRLRINMSIPTGSESVRKDFEPRSPSIPARLNAIGKLVHNIPCDQNHDVRFSVTVTPLLPTFPDDEVAFIQKLEIVDRVVIQEFHASQNRSHVAGTREEALDIKQKYAWWYDKERVNYLKFKQNLVSLLPSVEIKEGKQGFGYE; from the coding sequence ATGAGTACTAATGCTCCTTGTTTCAAACAATATTGGGAAAGCAAATCCAGAATGTCAGTCAAGGAAAAATTCGGCAATGCTAACGTCTATGCAAATAATGCTAAATCAATACTCAACAAAGCAACGGGCTTTATCGATTATTATGATTTTACCCTAAACCCTTATCGAGGCTGTCAATACGGATGCAGCTACTGTTATGCTGCCGCATTTAGCGCTAACCCTAAAATGCGAGAAGAATGGGGAAACTGGGTAATTATCAAAGAAAATGCAGTTGAAATATTAGAAAAAGAGTTGCAAAAATGGCACAAGAAAAACCTAGATAAATATCCCAGTATTTACATGAGTAGCGTCACCGATCCCTATCAGCCCATCGAATCCAAACAAAAGCTAACTCGAAGCTTATTAGAGGTGATGGTGAAGTATCAACCTACCCTTGTGATTCAAACCCGCAGTCCTATGATTACAAGGGATATTGATATTTTACAACAGTTTCGGCGTTTGCGGATTAATATGAGCATTCCTACAGGTAGCGAGTCAGTTAGAAAAGATTTTGAGCCGCGATCGCCTAGCATTCCAGCCAGACTCAACGCTATTGGAAAATTGGTCCACAATATTCCTTGCGATCAAAACCACGATGTGAGATTTTCTGTTACAGTGACACCGCTACTTCCCACCTTTCCAGATGACGAGGTGGCTTTTATCCAAAAACTAGAAATTGTCGATCGAGTAGTAATTCAGGAATTTCACGCTAGCCAAAATCGTTCCCATGTCGCAGGGACACGCGAAGAAGCTTTGGATATTAAGCAAAAATACGCTTGGTGGTATGATAAAGAGCGAGTAAACTACCTCAAGTTTAAGCAGAACTTAGTGTCTCTGCTGCCTAGCGTTGAAATTAAGGAAGGTAAGCAAGGATTTGGCTACGAATAA
- a CDS encoding photosystem II assembly protein: MATNNPIENWWRSYQFRAALKKGNTILADQLLRQIQSAGARLSWPEKLYKEKLQFEQTTRDYRQQISAQYRQLSQFRQQLEELEPNQQVGKPANLLAPEPEFIEFISQNFKLVEHDENMLQCTGIDRCVFDDFEENLADFIKEEFSSLSRKSNFKSLLDDAIEDITMLKSGQDPQYRFELSPHVYLMRYFLDNVYCAYLAWFLIYKSGLLPTNINILDIAAGPGTVAYGLALLLQSSSSLFAIPPMHVSYYSLEQQKAFQYRGLQFWRKYIEPQETATNAYFRFDTSSIFDYDKDSRRIPPDFFDFVVISHCFFSDPERRNKSQAVYNEIFTNCLKENGHVLLIVQEKKLFMPYGVRQSESRSQEESVVKRFVEDLGLNLVWYKYLTSRDRREPVSPADFGKFARENLAGQRYMSPLLRQYVKLKYDANYTLDDYVILAKR, translated from the coding sequence TTGGCTACGAATAATCCTATAGAAAATTGGTGGCGTTCTTATCAGTTTCGCGCCGCCCTCAAAAAAGGTAACACGATCCTTGCAGATCAACTGTTACGGCAAATACAAAGTGCTGGTGCAAGACTATCATGGCCCGAAAAGTTATATAAAGAAAAACTACAGTTTGAACAAACCACGCGGGACTATCGCCAACAAATCTCCGCACAATATCGACAACTCAGTCAATTCCGCCAGCAGCTTGAAGAATTAGAGCCAAATCAACAAGTTGGCAAACCTGCTAATCTATTAGCACCTGAACCAGAGTTTATCGAATTTATATCACAAAACTTTAAATTGGTTGAGCATGATGAAAATATGCTCCAATGCACGGGAATTGACCGATGTGTTTTTGATGACTTTGAGGAGAACCTAGCTGACTTTATCAAAGAAGAGTTTAGTTCACTTAGTCGTAAAAGTAATTTCAAATCTTTACTAGATGATGCAATTGAAGATATTACCATGCTAAAAAGTGGGCAAGACCCGCAATACAGGTTTGAGCTAAGTCCCCACGTCTACTTGATGAGATACTTTTTAGATAACGTTTATTGTGCTTATCTAGCTTGGTTTCTCATCTACAAGTCTGGGTTACTACCAACTAATATCAACATTCTTGATATTGCTGCTGGCCCAGGTACAGTTGCTTACGGACTTGCTTTATTGCTACAGAGCAGTAGTAGCTTGTTTGCCATACCTCCAATGCACGTTTCATACTACTCTCTGGAACAACAAAAAGCCTTCCAGTACCGAGGACTTCAGTTTTGGCGAAAATACATAGAGCCTCAAGAAACAGCCACAAACGCTTATTTTCGTTTCGATACTTCCAGCATTTTCGATTATGATAAGGATTCGAGAAGAATACCACCTGATTTCTTTGATTTTGTGGTAATTTCTCACTGTTTCTTTTCCGATCCAGAAAGGCGGAATAAATCTCAAGCTGTTTATAACGAAATATTTACCAATTGCCTGAAAGAGAACGGTCATGTACTGTTGATAGTGCAGGAGAAGAAGTTATTTATGCCATATGGAGTTAGGCAAAGTGAAAGTCGGAGTCAGGAAGAAAGTGTTGTTAAAAGATTTGTTGAAGATCTGGGATTGAATTTAGTTTGGTACAAATACCTCACATCAAGGGATAGAAGAGAACCTGTTTCACCTGCTGATTTCGGAAAGTTTGCACGCGAAAATTTAGCTGGTCAAAGATATATGAGTCCACTTTTACGTCAGTACGTCAAATTAAAGTATGACGCTAACTACACACTGGATGATTATGTAATTTTGGCGAAAAGATAA
- a CDS encoding urease accessory protein UreD, which yields MIEVSTGWHGNLNLVYASSTGNTQLIHARSQAPLKIQRPFYPEGADVCHSVILHTAGGVVGGDRLSLDFHLQPNAKALITTAAASKIYRSNGLEARQTIKMQIDAGACLEWLPQETIVFNGAVYRQDLRVELAPGATWLGWEITRFGRTARGEKFLEGDWRSHTEVWQEKRPLWIDRQWLPAGSEIIDSPHGLGGEAIAASLAWVGRSVPPEIVQKARMLWADRNADPTRGEAGVTRLASGLLCRYRGSSTTEVRNWFKDVWHLLRLSFLGRPSCVPRVWPF from the coding sequence ATGATTGAAGTTTCAACCGGATGGCATGGCAACCTCAATTTAGTGTATGCTTCTAGCACTGGGAATACCCAGCTAATTCACGCTAGATCCCAAGCACCTCTGAAAATCCAACGCCCTTTTTATCCAGAGGGTGCAGATGTTTGTCATAGCGTAATTCTGCATACTGCTGGGGGAGTTGTAGGCGGAGACAGGCTATCTCTCGATTTTCACCTCCAACCGAATGCCAAAGCTTTAATTACTACAGCTGCCGCTAGTAAAATTTATCGCAGTAACGGGTTAGAAGCCAGACAAACTATTAAGATGCAAATCGATGCTGGTGCTTGTTTGGAGTGGTTACCGCAGGAAACAATTGTTTTTAACGGGGCGGTTTATAGGCAAGATTTGCGAGTAGAATTAGCACCGGGCGCAACTTGGTTGGGTTGGGAAATTACGCGATTTGGACGTACTGCTAGAGGCGAGAAATTTTTGGAGGGAGATTGGCGCAGTCATACGGAAGTTTGGCAGGAAAAAAGACCGTTGTGGATTGACAGACAATGGTTACCAGCAGGGTCAGAAATTATCGATAGTCCGCACGGATTGGGTGGAGAAGCGATCGCAGCCAGTCTCGCTTGGGTGGGCCGATCGGTCCCACCAGAAATAGTGCAAAAAGCGAGAATGCTTTGGGCCGATCGAAACGCCGATCCTACAAGAGGCGAAGCCGGAGTCACCAGGCTGGCATCAGGCTTACTGTGTCGCTATCGTGGCTCTTCGACTACGGAGGTGAGAAACTGGTTTAAAGATGTTTGGCATCTGTTGCGCCTATCCTTTTTGGGACGTCCCAGTTGTGTGCCACGAGTTTGGCCTTTTTGA
- the ureA gene encoding urease subunit gamma: MQLTPQEKDKLLIFTAALLAERRKQRGLTLNYPEAVAYISAAILEGARDGRTVADLMSYGTTLLTREEVMEGVPEMVHEVQVEATFPDGTKLVTVHNPIR, from the coding sequence ATGCAACTCACGCCACAGGAAAAAGACAAACTGCTGATTTTTACTGCTGCCCTATTAGCAGAACGACGCAAGCAAAGAGGGTTAACTTTGAATTACCCAGAAGCAGTGGCGTATATTTCGGCAGCGATTTTGGAAGGTGCCAGAGATGGCCGCACAGTAGCAGATTTAATGAGCTATGGCACAACTCTGCTGACGCGGGAAGAAGTGATGGAAGGGGTGCCAGAAATGGTGCATGAAGTGCAAGTAGAGGCAACTTTCCCTGATGGGACAAAACTCGTTACAGTTCACAATCCAATTCGATAA
- a CDS encoding DJ-1/PfpI family protein: MKIAFIVYRGMTALDLIGVYDPLTRLKTMGFMPDLEWEIVAISPEVSDGAGLRFIPTKVGESLQDYDMVIVPGGVTAGVLKLIEEMELVEWLKTANYCQFKVSVCTGSLLLGAAGFLAGKKATTHPNAFNELQKYCASVVNERIVDEGGVITARGVTSSIDLGLYLCEKFAGREVKEKIRQRMDYPYGI; this comes from the coding sequence ATGAAAATTGCGTTTATCGTTTACAGGGGAATGACTGCGTTAGATTTGATCGGAGTGTACGATCCGCTAACTCGGCTGAAAACAATGGGATTTATGCCAGATTTGGAATGGGAAATTGTAGCTATTTCCCCAGAAGTAAGCGATGGCGCTGGACTTCGTTTTATCCCAACAAAAGTAGGCGAATCGCTGCAAGATTATGACATGGTAATTGTGCCAGGTGGAGTTACTGCTGGAGTCCTGAAATTAATTGAGGAAATGGAGTTAGTAGAATGGCTGAAAACGGCTAATTATTGCCAGTTTAAAGTTTCTGTCTGTACGGGTTCTTTGCTTTTGGGTGCAGCAGGATTCTTAGCCGGAAAAAAAGCCACCACCCATCCCAATGCTTTCAACGAACTTCAGAAATATTGTGCTTCTGTGGTAAACGAAAGAATTGTGGATGAAGGCGGGGTGATTACTGCTAGAGGCGTTACCTCATCTATAGATTTAGGATTATATCTGTGTGAGAAATTTGCAGGTCGAGAGGTAAAAGAGAAAATTCGTCAGCGAATGGACTATCCTTATGGAATATAA
- a CDS encoding urease subunit beta, translating into MIPGETIVQEGEIELNAGRSTVGLRVANTGDRPIQIGSHFHFYEVNEALDFDREQARGMRLDIPAGTAVRFEPGDEKEVQLVPFVGSRQVYGFNGRINGSLE; encoded by the coding sequence ATGATTCCAGGAGAAACGATCGTACAAGAAGGGGAAATAGAACTGAATGCGGGGCGTTCTACGGTGGGGTTGCGGGTAGCAAATACAGGCGATCGGCCCATTCAAATTGGCTCTCACTTTCACTTTTACGAAGTGAACGAAGCACTAGATTTTGACAGAGAACAAGCACGAGGAATGCGCTTGGATATCCCCGCAGGTACAGCGGTACGCTTTGAACCGGGAGATGAAAAAGAAGTGCAGTTAGTCCCCTTTGTCGGTAGCCGTCAAGTTTACGGATTCAATGGCAGAATTAATGGCTCATTAGAATAA
- a CDS encoding Uma2 family endonuclease, whose amino-acid sequence MVSILEAQKAVNIIYPDSDEQPMADNTKQFRWIMVIHHNLEWLFAKDENVFVAGDLLWYPVEGNNKLRQAPDVMVVFGVKKGDRGSYMQWKEGGVTPQVVFEILSPGNTLTEMNRKQVFYNRYGVEEYYVYDPDKNDLSGWLRGDNGLDVIETMADWVSPQLGIRFDLSQEALQLFRPDGVPFASYSEISQRLEVALQEVEQERQRAEQERQRAEQERQRAERLAERLRTMGIDPEAVD is encoded by the coding sequence GTGGTTTCGATCCTAGAGGCACAGAAGGCAGTTAATATTATTTATCCCGACAGCGATGAGCAACCAATGGCAGATAATACAAAGCAATTTCGCTGGATTATGGTCATCCATCACAACTTAGAATGGCTATTTGCCAAGGATGAGAATGTATTTGTGGCGGGGGATCTGCTGTGGTATCCGGTGGAGGGAAATAATAAACTGCGTCAAGCGCCAGATGTGATGGTAGTGTTTGGAGTTAAGAAAGGCGATCGCGGTTCTTATATGCAATGGAAAGAGGGAGGCGTTACGCCGCAGGTGGTGTTTGAGATTCTTTCTCCTGGCAATACATTGACAGAAATGAATCGTAAGCAGGTTTTTTATAACCGCTATGGGGTGGAAGAATACTATGTGTATGACCCGGATAAAAATGATTTGAGCGGTTGGTTGCGGGGAGACAATGGGTTAGACGTGATTGAGACAATGGCAGATTGGGTAAGTCCCCAGTTGGGAATTCGGTTTGATTTATCCCAGGAGGCGTTGCAGCTTTTTCGTCCAGATGGCGTGCCATTTGCCAGCTACTCAGAAATTTCTCAACGGTTGGAAGTGGCATTACAGGAGGTGGAACAGGAACGACAACGGGCGGAACAGGAACGACAACGGGCAGAACAGGAACGACAACGGGCAGAACGATTGGCTGAACGTTTGAGAACGATGGGGATCGATCCAGAGGCGGTTGATTGA